The stretch of DNA CCTGAAGGGCGCGGCCTTTGCGGTCGAGACGTTGACGCCCTATCTCGAAGCCTCCGGCACCGGCTCGATCGTGATGCTCTCGAGCACCGCCGCGCTCGAAACCTTCATCGCGCCCAATCCCTTCAACGCGATCAAGGCGGCGCTGATCACCTACGCCTCGCAGCTGTCGCAGGCGATGGCCGCCAAGGGCATCCGCGTGAACACGGTCAGCCCCGGCGCGATCTACTACAAGGGCGGCAACTGGGAGGTGATCGAAGAGCACATGAAGCCGCTGTTCGATGCGACCCTCGCCAAGATGCCCACGGGCCGCTTCGGCGAGCCGGTGGAGGTCGCCAAGGCGATCGTCTTCGTGGCGAGCCCGGCGGTGCCCTACATGACCGGCGCAAATATCGTGGTGGACGGCGGCTTCACCCAGCGCGTCCAGTTCTAAGCTTCACCTGAAAGGCCCAAACACATGGCGCAGATCGACCGCGACACGCTGCTCGACATCTATACCCGCACGATGAAGGTGAACCGCACCGACGAGAAGTTCCGCGAGCTGCTGATGGGCGGCAAGGTTGCGGTGATGTATTACTGCGTGCGCGGGCAGGAGCTGGTCTCGGCCGCGGCGATGGCCGCGCTCGAGAAGGACGATTACGTCGTCTGCACCTATCGCGGGCAGGGCGAGCAGACCGCCAAGGGCATCCCGATGGAGAAGTGGTGGGGCGAATGCCTCGGCAAGGCGACCGGCACCTGCAAGGGCAAGGGCGGCACCATGCACATCACCGATCCCGAAACCGGCATCATGGTGACGACCGGGGTGGTGGGCAGCGGCCTGCCCATCGCCAACGGCCTTGCCATGGCGAGCCAGAACAACGGCGACGGGCGTGTGACGCTGGTCAGCTTCGGCGACGGCGCGGCCAATATCGGCGGCTTTCACGAGGCGATGAACATGGCCCAGCTCTACAAACTGCCGGTCGTCTTCCTGTGCCAGAACAACCGCTATGGCGAGCACACGGCCTATGCCGACCACACCGACAGCCCCAACATCGCGAGCCGCGCAGCGGGCTACGGGATGCCGGGGGTGACGGTTGACGGGAACGACGTGAACCAGATCTACCCCGCGGTGAAGGAAGCCGTGGACCGCGCCCGCCGCGGCGAAGGCCCGACGCTGGTCGAGGCCATGTGCTACCGCATGATGGGCCACTTCTTCGGCTCGGACTTCAGCTACATGCCGCCCGAACACATCGCCGAAATGAAGGCCGAAGACCCGCTGCCCAAGCTGCGCAAGGTGATGCTGGAGCACCAGTTCACCGAAGAAGAGCTCGACGCCATCGTCGCCGACATCGACGCGCAGATCAACGCGGCGGTCGAACACGCGCTCGCTGCGCCGCTGCCGGATACCGACGAAATCTATCGTGACGTGCTCGAGGAGACCGCCTGATGGCCCAGATCACCATGACCCAGGCGCTCAACCTCGCGATCGACGAGGCGATGGCCGACGATCCGGGCGTCTTCTGCCTTGGCGAGGATGTTTCGGCCAAGCAGGGCGGCGGGGTGTTCAAGGTGACGCAGGGCCTGACCGAGAAATACGGCGAACACCGCATCCGCGCGACGCCCATCAGCGAAACCGCGATCATCGGTGCGGCGGTGGGCGCGGCGCTCGCCGGGCAGCGTCCCATTGCCGAGATCATGCTGATGAACTTCGTCGGCGTGTGCATGGACCAGATCGTCAACCACGCGGCCAAGCTGCGCTTCATGTCGGGCGGGCAGACCCCGTGCCCGATGGTGATCCGCACCACCACCGGCGTCGGCGTCGGCTTCGGCGGGCAGCATTCGGACATGCTCGAAGCATGGTTCGCGCACGTTGCGGGCATCCATGTCGTCACCCCGTCGAACCCCGCCGACGCGCGCGGGCTGATGCGGGCTTCGATTGACGCCAATGACCCGGTGATCTTCATCGAGAATATCCTGTGCTACGGCCTCAAGGCGGAAGATCCCGGCCCGGGCTACCGCGTGCCGCTCGGCAAGGCGGCGATTGCGCGGGAAGGCTCCGATATCTCGATCATCACCTATGGCCGTACCGTGCTCGACGCGCTCAGCGTGGCGGATGACCTTGCGAAGGAAGGCATCAGCGTCGAGGTGATCGACTTGCGCACCATCGCCCCATACGATGAGGCAACCGTGCTGGCGTCGGTCCGCAAGACCGGCCGCGCGCTGACCTTGCACGAAGCCGTCCGCCCCTTCGGCACCGGCGCAGAGATTGCTGCGAACATTCAGGAAAAGTGCTGGGACAGCCTCAAGGGCCCGGTGCGGCGGATCGGCGGGACGTTCTCCGCCGTGCCCTTCGCCTCGCATCTCGAACAGGCGTGGATCCCGCAGAAGTCCGACATCGTCGCACAGATCAAGGCATCGGTAGGTAAGCACTAAATGGCCAGCGAAATCCGCATCCCCAAGCTCGGCATGAGCGCGGTCGAAATGACCCTCGTCGAATGGATGTTCGGCGATGGCGAGCGCGTCGAGAAGGGCGACATCATCTATACGGTCGAGACCGACAAGAGCACCACCGAGATCGAGGCGCAGGCCAGCGGGATCATCCATCCCACCGGCGAGGAAGGCGCGGTCTACAAGGTCGGCGACCTGATCGGCACCATCGAGGAATGAGCACGCCTAGGGAGTTGCTGGCGCGGGTCTACGCCACCGCCGGCACCCGCGATTGG from Porphyrobacter sp. YT40 encodes:
- a CDS encoding alpha-ketoacid dehydrogenase subunit beta, with the translated sequence MAQITMTQALNLAIDEAMADDPGVFCLGEDVSAKQGGGVFKVTQGLTEKYGEHRIRATPISETAIIGAAVGAALAGQRPIAEIMLMNFVGVCMDQIVNHAAKLRFMSGGQTPCPMVIRTTTGVGVGFGGQHSDMLEAWFAHVAGIHVVTPSNPADARGLMRASIDANDPVIFIENILCYGLKAEDPGPGYRVPLGKAAIAREGSDISIITYGRTVLDALSVADDLAKEGISVEVIDLRTIAPYDEATVLASVRKTGRALTLHEAVRPFGTGAEIAANIQEKCWDSLKGPVRRIGGTFSAVPFASHLEQAWIPQKSDIVAQIKASVGKH
- a CDS encoding biotin/lipoyl-containing protein, with the translated sequence MASEIRIPKLGMSAVEMTLVEWMFGDGERVEKGDIIYTVETDKSTTEIEAQASGIIHPTGEEGAVYKVGDLIGTIEE
- a CDS encoding thiamine pyrophosphate-dependent dehydrogenase E1 component subunit alpha — its product is MAQIDRDTLLDIYTRTMKVNRTDEKFRELLMGGKVAVMYYCVRGQELVSAAAMAALEKDDYVVCTYRGQGEQTAKGIPMEKWWGECLGKATGTCKGKGGTMHITDPETGIMVTTGVVGSGLPIANGLAMASQNNGDGRVTLVSFGDGAANIGGFHEAMNMAQLYKLPVVFLCQNNRYGEHTAYADHTDSPNIASRAAGYGMPGVTVDGNDVNQIYPAVKEAVDRARRGEGPTLVEAMCYRMMGHFFGSDFSYMPPEHIAEMKAEDPLPKLRKVMLEHQFTEEELDAIVADIDAQINAAVEHALAAPLPDTDEIYRDVLEETA
- a CDS encoding SDR family oxidoreductase, with translation MDLGLKGKKVIMNGGAHGLGLQSLKLFAAEGADVAFFSRKEDKIEAAKAEIDAAGPGKVFAEVFDMASGTEAYQAWLEKAAQELGGCDIFVHTASASGTGGAGDWQACLDMDLKGAAFAVETLTPYLEASGTGSIVMLSSTAALETFIAPNPFNAIKAALITYASQLSQAMAAKGIRVNTVSPGAIYYKGGNWEVIEEHMKPLFDATLAKMPTGRFGEPVEVAKAIVFVASPAVPYMTGANIVVDGGFTQRVQF